A single genomic interval of Amblyraja radiata isolate CabotCenter1 chromosome 3, sAmbRad1.1.pri, whole genome shotgun sequence harbors:
- the slc25a51 gene encoding mitochondrial nicotinamide adenine dinucleotide transporter SLC25A51 has translation MDTEAQNRSKDLVLPGSKQDLAQQISCLGPTKYYICGYFAAFTNIATTFPIQKALFRQQLYGIKTLEAVRQLKQDGFRLLYRGILPPLLQKTTTVALMFGLYEDFSCLLKRTTDGPELLTRSVSAVLAGTAEATLTPFERVQTLLQDRRHHRRFTNTFDAFKALKAYGFREYYRGLVPILLRNGPSNALFFALRGPIKESLPEATTYSTNVLNDFICGGCLGSMLGIMFYPINVVKARMQSQVGGEFQSFTKVFMTIWRERGGKLSNVMRGVHLNYHRSILSWGIINATYEILLKLI, from the coding sequence ATGGATACTGAAGCACAAAACAGATCAAAGGACCTTGTCTTACCCGGATCTAAGCAGGATTTGGCGCAACAGATCTCTTGTCTGGGCCCGACTAAGTACTATATCTGTGGCTATTTTGCAGCCTTCACTAATATTGCTACCACTTTCCCCATACAGAAAGCGTTGTTTCGGCAGCAGCTATATGGAATTAAGACATTGGAGGCTGTCCGTCAGTTAAAGCAGGATGGCTTTCGCCTTCTGTACCGGGGTATTCTGCCTCCGCTCCTCCAAAAGACAACAACTGTGGCATTGATGTTTGGCTTGTATGAGGACTTCTCGTGCCTCTTGAAGAGAACAACTGATGGTCCAGAACTTCTGACTCGTAGTGTTTCTGCAGTATTGGCAGGGACAGCAGAGGCAACGCTGACACCATTTGAGAGAGTGCAGACTTTGCTGCAAGATCGCAGACATCATAGGCGATTCACCAATACGTTTGATGCCTTTAAAGCTTTGAAAGCCTATGGTTTTAGGGAATATTACAGAGGACTTGTGCCAATTCTCCTCCGAAATGGACCTAGTAATGCATTGTTCTTTGCCTTGCGAGGGCCTATCAAAGAATCCTTACCGGAAGCCACTACGTACAGTACTAATGTGCTCAATGACTTCATCTGTGGAGGATGTCTGGGTTCAATGCTTGGAATAATGTTTTATCCGATTAATGTAGTGAAAGCACGTATGCAGTCACAAGTTGGAGGAGAATTTCAATCTTTTACAAAAGTCTTCATGACAAtttggagggaaaggggtggcaaACTATCCAATGTAATGCGAGGAGTGCACCTCAATTATCACCGGTCAATTTTATCATGGGGCATAATCAATGCAACCTATGAAATTTTGCTTAAATTGATCTGA